Proteins from a single region of Anthonomus grandis grandis chromosome 18, icAntGran1.3, whole genome shotgun sequence:
- the LOC126747025 gene encoding coenzyme Q-binding protein COQ10 homolog B, mitochondrial — protein MILKSRQLHLYRILNKEKYYRAKKLIGYSDEQMYSVVADIKHYKQFLPFCTKSTILDTKGNILHANLEIGFPPVVENYTSKVTLVQPRMVKAQCNDGRLFNYLETTWKFAPGLPSNSNSCIIDFYVKFEFKSMLHSQLATMFFDRVVKQMEFAFVDEVRRRYGKESIESHMLKSEVS, from the exons ATGATACTAAAGTCAAGACAGTTACATCTTTACAGAATCTTAAACAAAGAAAAGTATTACAGGGCCAAAAAGTTAATTGG ATACTCAGATGAACAAATGTACTCAGTGGTAGCAGACATAAAACACTACAAACAATTCCTTCCCTTCTGCACCAAGTCAACCATACTGGACACAAAAGGTAACATCCTCCATGCCAACCTAGAGATCGGATTTCCACCTGTAGTGGAAAACTACACCTCAAAAGTGACTTTAGTGCAGCCCCGCATGGTCAAAGCCCAATGCAACGACGGACGTCTATTTAACTACTTGGAAACCACTTGGAAATTTGCTCCCGGACTACCCAGCAATTCCAACAGTTGTATCATAGACTTTTATGTAAAGTTCGAATTTAAATCTATGTTACATTCCCAGTTGGCCACCATGTTCTTCGACAGGGTGGTCAAACAGATGGAGTTTGCTTTTGTTGATGAAGTGAGACGACGATATGGTAAGGAGTCTATAGAAAGTCATATGTTGAAAAGTGAGGTTAGTTGA